CCTGTTCGCCCACTTTCAGCAGATCCGAGTCCTTGAATATCTTATGCTCGGAATTGATGCGGAAGTTGTAACGTTCATAGTTTGAAACGTCCTTACCGCCCACTACTCCTTCCTGACTCATATATCCCAACGATAAAGCATAGGTGGAAGTCTTCGAGCCTCCGGTGATGCCGAATGTATAACTCTGCGTCCTGGCATTGTCTTTAAACATCGAGTCTACCCAGTCGGTGTCGTGTACATTTCCATTGGCATCATAAATACTCCGGAACGAACTCCAGTTGTAAGGCGTATTTCCTGAATTAACCGCCTGCTCGTCCATAATGGTCATGTATTCTTTCGCGTTCAGCATATCCATCTTACGGGCCACAGTCTGCACACCGTAATAGGCATCAAAAGAAATCTGCGCCTTTCCTTCCTTGCCCGATTTTGTGGTAATCAACACTACACCATTGGCAGCCTGAGCACCATAAATAGCTGCCGAAGCTGCATCCTTTAATATATCGATACTTTCTATATCGGCAGGATTCAAGGTGGAAATATCACCTCCCACACCATCAATAAGATACAGCGGACTGGAATTTCCGACAGTACCCAGACCACGAATACTAACTTTCATGTCCGAGCCCGGCTGACCGGAAGTGGAAGAGATATTCACCCCGGGTGTCTGTCCTTGCATACCTTGCAAAGGGCTATTGGTGTTCATCTTGGCAAGACTCTCACCCTTCACCTGCACCGTTGCACCGGTCACCAGTTTCTTTTTCTGCACACCATAACCTACCACCACTACTTCATCAAGGACTTCGGTATCCTCCTTTAATATTACATTAAGCGACTTCTGACCCGTCACAACGATTTCCTGCGTAACGTACCCTATATAAGAGAAGACTAAAGTCTGGCCGGACACCACATTCAGCTTAAAGTTTCCGTCCATATCGGTTATCGTTCCATTAGCTGTCTCTTTCACCAAGACACTGACCCCCACCAGAGGTAGCTCATCAGTAGCCGAGATAACTACACCACTGACAGTTGAAGTTTGTGAAGGAGCAGCCTTCACAGCCATTATCGGCAAACATAATAGAATGATTACCGTAAAGCTAAAGAGATGCACGAATGTGCATTTTCTAAAAAAGTGTTTACTCATGGTATATTATTTAATAGTTGATTTAAAACACATGACAAAAAAACCGCAGACACGATGTCTTTTTTCCCGTTCCTTGCACCCTGTATCAGGATATCAAAGAGGTAGTCAATAACACCAGCACAAATACGACTTGTTTAATACCCGATGGACTAAATATTCCATCACTAAATGACTGTTTTTCCATATTCTTCTATACTATTAGATTAAATTTAACACCGTTAACCCTGCCTGATCAAAATATATTTGTTTCTATGTCACAAAATTATGTATTCGGCATGTAACTTCACCTCTGTAATGTTATTCATATAGGGAGCATTTTGGAAACGATGGGGTGAATTTGTTTTATAAAGGGGATTCATTTGTTTTCTCTCTATTTCCCTTTATATTTAAAGCACTCAAAATCAGCGTACATCTTTGATTCTTTAGAAGCCGATGTAGCATAAAGTCCCAAGACGACTCCAGTAAATCCACCTACTGTTTCAGTGCTTAGATAACGAGTATTCATCTTACCCAAATCATGATATATTCCATTCAGTTTATAACCGAAATAATAGTAATTGATATCCGACTTCACCATCAGTTCTACTTCACCATTGGCCGGCAAGGAAACCTCTTTGGCATAATGGGTAATCTCTCCCAATTTGTATCTAAAGCCAACAGAACGTTTCCGATCCTTATCCTGGCGAACAAATAAATCATAGTGAGAATGAAACTCCATAAAGACAGAAAGTCCCGCCTCATCATTCACTCCCGCTTTCTGCAAGACTACCGGAGCGGATGCTTCCATATCAAAATGCTCTTGCCGCAAAGCGACAAAAGTAGGGCTTTTCCAGTCGCTTAACGTAACGGGAGCCGCTATCAAACGAAGCTTGCCATCTTTGGTAAAAGTATAATTCTTCGCCTCCGGGTTTTGCAAATGAATCCATTCGGGAGAGAGTTTTCCTTCTCTAAAGTCTATCCGCTCCGGTCTATCTTTCATTTTCTGTTGAGGCAGAGTGGCTACATCCATCTCCAAAGAAATAGTTCCATTGCCATTGACTACAGGCCAGGCGTCCTTATCCCAACGCACCGGAGCCAGATAGGTTTCACGACCTAACGTATGATGCGTACCCGGCATCACTCTGTACGCCAGACAAACCATCCACCAAGAACCATCAGTACCTTCCACCAGGTCGGCGTGCCCCGTTCCCTGAATCGGGCTGGATTGTCCCGACTCATTGGCATGGGTCAAAATAGGATTTGCCGGATTTCCCTGATAAGGACCGTCTATGTAACGACTGCGGGCAATGGTTACTTTATGTCCCAATTCCGTACCACCCTCTGAAATCAGCAGATAGTACCAGCCGTCTTTCTTATAAATATGTGGACCTTCGGCATATCTGCCTCCGGTACCGTTCCATATTCTTTTGGAAGAAGAAAGCTGTTTGCCTGTCATGGGATCAATCTCACACAGGTTGATGTACCCATCCGGATTGCTGACCATAAAACATTTGCCATCTTCAAAATAAAGCGAAGGATCGATACCTCCTTGTTCGAGCCAGACTGGTTCCGACCATTCACTACGGGGATCAGTAGTATGTACCAGGAAATTTCCCCTACCGGAGACATTAGTGGTAATCATGTAAAACACTCCATCATTATAACGAATGGTAGGAGCAAAAATACCGCTTCCCGAATTGGCGTTAGTCAGATCAAGCTGAGAAGGACGGGTCAGACAGTTTCCTATCTGCTCCCAATGCACAAGATCTTTGCTATG
The Bacteroides luhongzhouii DNA segment above includes these coding regions:
- a CDS encoding glycoside hydrolase family 43 protein; translation: MRNALFLIFISLCSVCKSSAQGYSNPVIPGFHPDPSVCKAGDDYYLVNSSFQYFPGVPLFHSKDLVHWEQIGNCLTRPSQLDLTNANSGSGIFAPTIRYNDGVFYMITTNVSGRGNFLVHTTDPRSEWSEPVWLEQGGIDPSLYFEDGKCFMVSNPDGYINLCEIDPMTGKQLSSSKRIWNGTGGRYAEGPHIYKKDGWYYLLISEGGTELGHKVTIARSRYIDGPYQGNPANPILTHANESGQSSPIQGTGHADLVEGTDGSWWMVCLAYRVMPGTHHTLGRETYLAPVRWDKDAWPVVNGNGTISLEMDVATLPQQKMKDRPERIDFREGKLSPEWIHLQNPEAKNYTFTKDGKLRLIAAPVTLSDWKSPTFVALRQEHFDMEASAPVVLQKAGVNDEAGLSVFMEFHSHYDLFVRQDKDRKRSVGFRYKLGEITHYAKEVSLPANGEVELMVKSDINYYYFGYKLNGIYHDLGKMNTRYLSTETVGGFTGVVLGLYATSASKESKMYADFECFKYKGK